A single region of the Streptomyces sp. NBC_00425 genome encodes:
- a CDS encoding ABC transporter substrate-binding protein yields the protein MKTKAAAVTAALLLFPLAGCGSAQAGSGSTVTVTVGYQSKTINTVTAGTLLRSLGYFEKELNALGDGKTYKVDWQDYATGAPITAQMTAGKIDIGSMGDFPLLINAARGKQLNQPTRLVSITGYNLRGGLNTIVTAPDSELASLQDLKGKKVSTSVGSAADGTLVRALQRAGIDPDKGIEKLNQQPAVGASALSAGSADALSQFVAWPGLLAYQGKAKALYDGAQLNLATFHGVTVREKFAKERPAVLEAFLKAQSEATAYLNDHPVAAAESVAKATKLPAEVVYLYNGAHGISTFDPAVKPQLVSALKKDVSILKQAKLTGDVDVDSFVDDQYVRKALGASYARQLAAAPPPAASEVWPEGDATKTLAFKTPAELLKYVAGHKDEVRAAYVPDATTGTLWFADKAVWVADGTTLLPFVTPATAQVYVAAHGGARVVTYADALGRAS from the coding sequence ATGAAAACCAAAGCAGCCGCCGTGACCGCCGCCCTCCTGCTGTTCCCGCTCGCCGGGTGCGGCAGCGCCCAGGCCGGCAGCGGCTCCACGGTCACCGTCACCGTCGGCTACCAGTCCAAGACCATCAACACGGTCACCGCGGGCACCCTCCTGCGTTCCCTCGGCTACTTCGAGAAGGAACTGAACGCGCTCGGCGACGGCAAGACCTACAAGGTGGACTGGCAGGACTACGCCACCGGCGCTCCCATCACCGCGCAGATGACCGCCGGGAAGATCGACATCGGCTCGATGGGCGACTTCCCGCTCCTCATCAACGCAGCCCGCGGCAAGCAGCTGAACCAGCCCACGCGCCTGGTGTCGATCACCGGCTACAACCTCCGCGGCGGGCTCAACACCATCGTCACCGCGCCCGACTCCGAGCTCGCCTCGCTCCAGGACCTCAAGGGCAAGAAGGTCTCCACCAGCGTGGGCTCCGCCGCCGACGGCACCCTCGTGCGCGCACTGCAGCGGGCCGGCATCGACCCGGACAAGGGCATCGAGAAGCTCAACCAGCAGCCTGCCGTGGGCGCTTCGGCGCTCTCCGCAGGCAGCGCCGACGCCCTCTCGCAGTTCGTCGCCTGGCCCGGCCTGCTCGCCTACCAGGGCAAGGCCAAGGCCCTCTACGACGGCGCCCAGCTGAACCTGGCCACGTTCCACGGCGTCACCGTCCGCGAGAAGTTCGCCAAGGAACGCCCCGCGGTGCTGGAGGCGTTCCTCAAGGCGCAGTCCGAGGCCACCGCCTATCTGAACGACCATCCCGTGGCCGCCGCCGAGAGCGTCGCCAAGGCCACCAAGCTGCCCGCCGAGGTCGTCTACCTCTACAACGGCGCCCACGGCATCTCCACCTTCGACCCGGCCGTCAAGCCCCAGCTGGTCTCCGCCCTCAAGAAGGACGTGTCGATCCTCAAGCAGGCGAAGCTGACGGGCGACGTCGACGTGGACTCCTTCGTCGACGACCAGTACGTCAGGAAGGCGCTCGGCGCGTCGTACGCCCGACAGCTCGCCGCCGCTCCCCCACCCGCCGCGAGCGAGGTCTGGCCCGAGGGCGACGCCACGAAGACCCTCGCCTTCAAGACGCCCGCCGAGCTGCTGAAGTACGTCGCCGGGCACAAGGACGAGGTCCGCGCCGCCTACGTCCCCGACGCCACCACCGGCACCCTGTGGTTCGCCGACAAGGCGGTCTGGGTGGCCGACGGCACGACCCTCCTGCCCTTCGTCACCCCGGCCACCGCGCAGGTCTACGTCGCAGCGCACGGCGGCGCACGCGTCGTCACGTACGCCGACGCCCTGGGGCGGGCGTCATGA
- a CDS encoding ABC transporter permease, protein MSRYALRVASVAAALGVWQLLTSLDVDLWLRFSQFPTVADVARAFADRMAGDDYWTDLTDSLTRILSGFLLAAVVGVATGVLVARSRLAEDLLGPILEVVRPIPAIALVPVSILLFPSNEQGIVFITFTAAFFPVMVSTRHAVRALSPGWEEAVRTMGGGRWRILGSVVLPGALPGIFGGLSVGIGVSWICVISAEMISGQYGVGYRTWQDYTVVDYPGVFVGMVTIGVLGWATSTAVELLGRRLTRWLPRTSYVPPGRPRPRHLAAPAAASSASTPSTSAASGGADDAVRTGPEPEGTRHEHLV, encoded by the coding sequence ATGAGCAGGTATGCGCTGCGGGTCGCCTCGGTGGCCGCCGCCCTCGGCGTGTGGCAACTGCTGACCAGCCTGGACGTCGACCTGTGGCTGCGGTTCTCGCAGTTCCCGACCGTCGCCGACGTGGCCCGCGCCTTCGCGGACCGCATGGCCGGCGACGACTACTGGACCGATCTCACCGACAGCCTCACCCGCATCCTCAGCGGCTTCCTGCTGGCCGCCGTCGTGGGAGTCGCCACGGGCGTGCTCGTGGCGCGCTCGCGGCTGGCCGAGGACCTGCTCGGACCGATCCTCGAGGTCGTGCGGCCCATCCCCGCGATCGCCCTGGTGCCCGTCTCGATCCTCCTCTTCCCCTCCAACGAACAGGGCATCGTCTTCATCACCTTCACCGCCGCCTTCTTCCCCGTCATGGTCTCCACCCGCCACGCCGTCCGCGCGCTGAGCCCCGGCTGGGAGGAAGCGGTGCGCACCATGGGCGGCGGCCGGTGGCGGATCCTCGGCTCGGTCGTCCTGCCGGGTGCGCTGCCCGGCATCTTCGGCGGGCTCTCGGTCGGCATCGGCGTGTCGTGGATCTGTGTGATCTCCGCCGAGATGATCTCCGGTCAGTACGGCGTCGGCTACCGCACCTGGCAGGACTACACGGTCGTCGACTACCCGGGTGTCTTCGTCGGCATGGTCACGATCGGCGTGCTCGGCTGGGCCACCTCCACGGCCGTGGAACTCCTCGGCCGTCGACTGACCCGCTGGCTGCCGCGCACGTCGTACGTTCCCCCGGGCCGGCCACGTCCACGACACCTCGCGGCGCCCGCAGCGGCCTCCTCCGCATCGACCCCGTCCACCTCCGCCGCTTCCGGTGGCGCCGACGACGCCGTCCGCACCGGACCCGAACCCGAGGGGACGCGCCATGAGCACCTCGTCTGA
- a CDS encoding ABC transporter ATP-binding protein, with protein sequence MSTSSDTRRTAPATGTAAAGAPSSAPTASAAEPAGPESDGKRADGRRTVEKGADGTATGSPARGTRLTLRAAALGRPDAAALADVDLDVPPGEILTVVGPSGCGKSTLLRTFAGLLPALGGAVEQDGLPIGGPAADRALVFQEDALLPWRTLLANVELPLAIQGLRRAERRRKAADWLERVGLADRARQLPHRVSGGQRQRAQLARALAAGPRAVLMDEPFGALDAQTRAGMQDLLVEVLQGTGATVVFVTHDVDEALFLGDRVALLGAGRLVAVRDVPRPRDRAAHDDPARAALRRDVLTSLST encoded by the coding sequence ATGAGCACCTCGTCTGACACCCGCCGGACCGCCCCCGCGACCGGGACGGCCGCTGCCGGTGCGCCGAGCTCCGCCCCCACGGCCTCCGCCGCGGAACCGGCCGGCCCGGAATCGGACGGGAAGAGGGCGGACGGAAGGAGGACGGTCGAGAAGGGAGCGGACGGTACGGCAACGGGCTCACCCGCACGGGGCACCCGGCTCACCCTCCGCGCGGCCGCTCTGGGCCGCCCCGACGCCGCCGCCCTGGCCGACGTGGACCTGGACGTCCCGCCGGGCGAGATCCTCACCGTCGTCGGTCCTTCGGGCTGCGGCAAGTCGACGCTGCTGCGCACGTTCGCCGGGCTGCTGCCCGCGCTGGGCGGCGCCGTGGAACAGGACGGCCTGCCGATCGGCGGACCCGCGGCGGACCGCGCGCTGGTCTTCCAGGAGGACGCACTGTTGCCCTGGCGGACCCTGCTGGCCAACGTCGAACTGCCCCTCGCCATCCAGGGCCTCCGGCGCGCGGAACGCAGGAGGAAGGCAGCCGACTGGCTCGAGCGCGTGGGACTCGCCGACCGCGCGCGGCAGCTCCCGCACCGCGTCTCCGGAGGACAGCGCCAACGGGCGCAACTGGCCCGCGCCCTCGCCGCCGGCCCGCGCGCCGTCCTGATGGACGAACCGTTCGGCGCCCTCGACGCCCAGACCCGCGCCGGCATGCAGGACCTGCTGGTGGAGGTGTTGCAGGGGACCGGGGCGACCGTCGTCTTCGTCACGCACGACGTGGACGAGGCCCTGTTCCTCGGCGACCGCGTGGCCCTGCTCGGCGCCGGCCGGCTCGTCGCCGTACGGGACGTGCCCCGCCCCCGCGACCGCGCCGCCCACGACGACCCCGCGCGCGCGGCCCTGCGACGCGACGTCCTGACCTCCCTGAGCACCTGA
- a CDS encoding transglycosylase SLT domain-containing protein, whose translation MSAAAQRSTRTSRLARKLAIAGTGVAVLALPLIGATTASAATTPTVATASSLGYSDNLDGWIRASLQVMSQHGIPGTYNGIYRNVIRESSGNPYAINLWDSNAAAGIPSKGLLQVIDPTFRAYHVEGTSWNSYDPVANITAACNYAAARYGSIDNVFGAY comes from the coding sequence ATGTCCGCTGCCGCTCAGCGTTCCACCCGCACGTCCCGTCTCGCCCGCAAGCTCGCCATCGCCGGCACCGGAGTCGCCGTACTGGCGCTCCCGCTCATCGGCGCGACCACCGCCTCCGCGGCCACCACCCCGACCGTCGCCACCGCGAGCAGCCTCGGCTACTCCGACAACCTCGACGGCTGGATCCGTGCCTCCCTCCAGGTCATGTCGCAGCACGGCATCCCGGGGACGTACAACGGCATCTACCGCAACGTCATCCGCGAGTCCTCGGGCAACCCCTACGCCATCAACCTGTGGGACTCCAACGCCGCCGCGGGCATCCCGTCCAAGGGCCTGTTGCAGGTCATCGACCCGACCTTCCGCGCCTACCACGTCGAGGGCACCTCCTGGAACTCCTACGACCCGGTCGCGAACATCACCGCCGCCTGCAACTACGCGGCCGCGCGCTACGGCTCGATCGACAACGTCTTCGGCGCCTACTGA
- a CDS encoding M56 family metallopeptidase: MTVCLLLLSIVGLTAAVPAPRALTRSAWPEREPVVGLWVWQCLVATVLLCCLTALVLGAAAVFHTVRSRVFAPAPAAVTEAYDLSAAPLWATALTLLLACGAAWTTAMLARELVEARRRRDRARAHLRERAPDLPAGLPPARGPLLVLEDEYPDAWWMPGSPPQLIVTTGALHRLTSHQLDAVLTHERGHARAHHDWLLHLSTALATGFPRIPLFSHFCDQTHRLVELAADDTASRRCGHLTTALALIELNQHRGVLSCASSHRLLGERVDRLLEPPPRLLRRHRALTTTVATLVPLLPLLITFAPGLTALS, translated from the coding sequence ATGACCGTCTGCCTGCTCCTGCTGAGCATCGTGGGCCTGACCGCCGCGGTGCCGGCCCCGCGTGCGCTGACCCGCTCCGCCTGGCCCGAGCGGGAGCCGGTGGTGGGGCTGTGGGTGTGGCAGTGCCTGGTCGCCACCGTCCTGCTGTGCTGCCTGACGGCGCTGGTGCTGGGCGCCGCGGCCGTCTTCCACACCGTCCGCTCGCGGGTCTTCGCGCCTGCGCCGGCGGCGGTCACGGAGGCGTACGACCTCTCCGCCGCCCCCCTGTGGGCGACGGCCCTGACCCTGCTGCTGGCCTGCGGGGCCGCCTGGACCACCGCCATGCTCGCCCGTGAACTCGTCGAGGCGCGCCGACGCCGTGACCGGGCGCGGGCCCACCTGCGCGAACGCGCCCCCGACCTGCCCGCGGGCCTGCCGCCCGCCCGGGGCCCGCTGCTCGTGCTGGAGGACGAATACCCGGACGCCTGGTGGATGCCCGGCAGCCCACCCCAGTTGATCGTGACCACCGGCGCCCTGCACCGCCTCACCTCCCACCAGCTGGACGCCGTCCTCACCCATGAGCGCGGCCATGCCCGCGCCCACCACGACTGGCTGCTCCACCTGTCCACCGCCCTTGCCACCGGCTTCCCCCGCATTCCGCTCTTCTCCCACTTCTGCGACCAGACGCACCGCCTGGTCGAACTCGCCGCCGACGACACGGCGTCCCGCCGCTGCGGGCACCTGACCACGGCACTGGCCCTGATCGAGCTGAACCAGCACCGCGGCGTCCTGTCCTGCGCCTCCAGTCACCGCCTCCTCGGCGAGCGCGTCGACCGCCTCCTCGAGCCGCCCCCGCGCCTGCTGCGCAGACACCGGGCGCTGACGACGACCGTGGCCACCCTGGTCCCGCTGCTGCCGCTGCTGATCACCTTCGCCCCGGGGCTCACCGCGCTGTCCTGA
- a CDS encoding GntR family transcriptional regulator, translating to MPATDRVRDHAGQGATTVAAHRARRRLRADQARQLADLLRRQLLTGGFPAGTLPHEATLAADYRASRNTVREALDLLRAEGLVERLPGVGTIVVAQKYPHGLDRLMGLAETLHEHGHVTNEVRTMGPVAAPAPVADRLRVPPGADVLYIERLRRLGGVPLSLDLTYVPLDIGVDLLGADLENTDVFRLLEALTGQRLGHAEITLEAVNADAHSAAVLEAPRGAAVLMLERLTHLADGRPVDLEFIRFRGDRISMSGQLHRSL from the coding sequence ATGCCAGCCACCGACCGCGTCCGAGACCACGCCGGCCAGGGCGCGACCACCGTCGCCGCCCACCGTGCGCGGCGTCGGCTGCGCGCGGACCAGGCACGTCAGCTCGCCGACCTGCTCCGTCGCCAACTGCTCACCGGCGGCTTCCCGGCCGGCACGCTCCCCCACGAGGCGACCCTCGCCGCCGACTACCGCGCCTCCCGCAACACCGTCCGTGAGGCCCTCGACCTGTTGCGGGCCGAAGGTCTGGTGGAACGCCTGCCCGGCGTCGGCACGATCGTCGTGGCACAGAAGTACCCCCATGGGCTGGACCGTCTGATGGGGCTCGCGGAGACCCTGCACGAACACGGCCACGTCACGAACGAGGTCCGCACGATGGGCCCCGTCGCCGCACCCGCACCGGTGGCCGACCGCCTCCGTGTCCCGCCCGGCGCCGATGTCCTCTACATCGAACGCCTGCGCCGCCTGGGCGGCGTCCCCCTCTCTCTCGACCTCACCTACGTGCCGCTCGACATCGGCGTCGATCTGCTGGGTGCCGACCTGGAGAACACCGACGTCTTCCGTCTCCTCGAGGCCCTCACCGGGCAGCGCCTCGGCCACGCCGAGATCACCCTTGAGGCGGTGAACGCGGACGCCCACTCCGCCGCCGTACTGGAGGCGCCGCGCGGGGCGGCCGTCCTGATGCTCGAACGCCTCACCCATCTCGCCGACGGACGCCCGGTGGACCTGGAGTTCATCCGCTTCCGCGGCGACCGCATCTCGATGAGCGGCCAACTGCACCGCTCGCTGTGA
- a CDS encoding HAD family hydrolase, with the protein MAAPTAYAARTAYSLIATDLDGTLLRGDDTFSDRSLDALARVAAAGARHLVVTGRPAPRVRPLLERLHSRGLAVCGQGAQLYDAGADRLLWSVTLDRELAETALGKIEAEVGQLYAAVDQDGVDGLTLIEPGYRMPHPTLPALRVGRRDDLWCEPISKVLLRHPALSDDELAATARSVVGSLATVTMSGPGTVELQPCGITKATGLALAAEHLGLRPEDTVAFGDMPNDIPMFDWAARGVAMANAHPELKAVADEVTTSNEDDGVAVVLERLFP; encoded by the coding sequence ATGGCCGCACCTACCGCATATGCCGCGCGCACCGCGTACTCCCTGATCGCCACAGACCTGGACGGAACGCTGCTTCGCGGCGACGACACCTTCTCCGACCGGTCGCTCGACGCGCTCGCGCGGGTGGCCGCCGCCGGCGCACGCCACCTGGTGGTGACGGGACGGCCCGCGCCCCGCGTGCGGCCGCTGCTCGAGCGCCTGCACAGCAGGGGGCTCGCGGTGTGCGGACAGGGCGCGCAGCTGTACGACGCCGGCGCGGACCGGCTGCTGTGGTCGGTGACCCTGGACCGGGAGCTGGCGGAGACCGCGCTCGGCAAGATCGAAGCGGAGGTCGGGCAGCTGTACGCGGCGGTCGACCAGGACGGCGTCGACGGGCTGACGCTCATCGAGCCGGGTTACCGGATGCCCCACCCGACGCTGCCGGCGCTGCGGGTCGGCCGTCGCGACGACCTGTGGTGCGAGCCGATCAGCAAGGTGCTGCTGCGCCATCCCGCCCTGTCCGACGACGAGTTGGCGGCGACGGCCCGCTCGGTGGTGGGTTCGCTCGCCACGGTCACCATGTCGGGTCCTGGCACGGTGGAGCTGCAGCCCTGCGGGATCACCAAGGCGACGGGTCTGGCACTGGCCGCGGAACACCTCGGACTGCGGCCCGAGGACACCGTCGCCTTCGGGGACATGCCCAACGACATCCCGATGTTCGACTGGGCGGCGCGCGGCGTCGCGATGGCCAACGCCCACCCCGAACTCAAGGCGGTGGCCGACGAGGTGACGACGTCGAACGAGGACGACGGCGTCGCCGTCGTCCTCGAAAGACTGTTTCCGTGA
- a CDS encoding polyprenyl synthetase family protein, whose translation MTVVGPFGLSVRDQALEADVQAGLAAVEEGLLEATKSEVPFITEAAQHLVRAGGKRFRPLLVMLAAQFGDRHAPGIVPSAVVVELTHLATLYHDDVMDEATVRRGVPSANARWGNSVAVLTGDFLFARASHILADLGPEAVRVQAEAFERLVTGQILETAGPTDGRDPVEHYLDVLGGKTGSLVAVACRFGAMMSGADETVVDVLTQYGERLGVAFQLADDVLDIASDSHESGKTPGTDLREGVPTLPVLRLRERAARLSLPEDIALCELLDSDLSDDARLAEAIEALRAHPALEQARRDTVRYANDARAALAPLRECDAKAALMELCDAVVHRAG comes from the coding sequence GTGACCGTCGTCGGGCCGTTCGGGCTGAGCGTGCGGGACCAGGCTCTGGAAGCCGATGTCCAGGCCGGATTGGCGGCTGTCGAGGAAGGCTTGCTCGAGGCCACCAAGAGTGAGGTTCCGTTCATCACGGAGGCCGCCCAGCACCTGGTGCGTGCGGGCGGGAAGCGGTTCCGTCCGCTGCTCGTGATGCTCGCGGCGCAGTTCGGGGACAGGCATGCGCCGGGCATCGTGCCGTCGGCCGTGGTGGTGGAGCTGACGCACCTGGCCACGCTGTACCACGACGACGTGATGGACGAGGCGACCGTGCGGCGCGGGGTCCCCAGCGCGAACGCCCGCTGGGGCAACTCGGTGGCCGTCCTCACCGGTGACTTCCTCTTCGCGCGCGCCTCGCACATCCTGGCCGATCTCGGTCCGGAGGCGGTGCGGGTGCAGGCGGAGGCGTTCGAGCGGCTGGTCACCGGCCAGATCCTGGAGACGGCGGGGCCCACGGACGGGCGGGACCCGGTCGAGCACTACCTCGACGTGCTCGGCGGCAAGACCGGTTCGCTGGTCGCGGTGGCCTGCCGGTTCGGCGCCATGATGTCGGGCGCCGACGAGACGGTCGTCGACGTGCTGACGCAGTACGGCGAGCGGCTCGGCGTCGCCTTCCAGCTGGCGGACGACGTGCTGGACATCGCGTCCGACTCGCACGAGTCCGGAAAGACGCCCGGCACCGATCTCCGCGAGGGCGTGCCCACCCTGCCCGTGCTGCGGCTGCGGGAACGGGCCGCGCGTCTGTCCCTGCCCGAGGACATCGCGCTGTGCGAGCTGCTCGACTCCGACCTGAGCGACGACGCCCGGCTCGCCGAGGCCATCGAGGCGCTCCGGGCCCACCCGGCGCTGGAGCAGGCCCGACGGGACACCGTGCGATACGCGAACGACGCGCGGGCCGCGCTGGCGCCGCTGCGTGAGTGCGACGCGAAGGCGGCGCTGATGGAGCTCTGCGACGCGGTCGTCCACCGGGCGGGCTGA
- a CDS encoding 4Fe-4S dicluster domain-containing protein codes for MTLAPQRADVPVTIDESKCIDGCTLCVDMCPLDSLAIDESNGKAYMHVDECWYCGPCAARCPTGAVTVNMPYLLR; via the coding sequence ATGACCCTGGCGCCCCAGCGGGCCGACGTGCCCGTGACCATCGACGAGTCGAAGTGCATCGACGGCTGCACCCTCTGCGTGGACATGTGCCCGCTGGACTCCCTCGCCATCGACGAGAGCAACGGCAAGGCCTACATGCACGTCGACGAGTGCTGGTACTGCGGCCCCTGCGCGGCCCGGTGCCCCACCGGAGCCGTCACGGTCAACATGCCCTACCTGCTCCGGTGA
- the fahA gene encoding fumarylacetoacetase, protein MPPFDLPEGDPFGPHNLPYGVFSLSGATGRTVGVRLGEHVLDAGAAAHALGSPHAELLSAPTLNPLLAAGRVVWSQVRRALTEWVTDPAHRPTVEPLLHPLSAVSQHLPFEVADYVDFYSSEHHARNAGAIFRPDAGDTLLANWKHLPIGYHGRAGTVVVSGTDVVRPSGQRKAPSDPAPVFGPSARLDIEAEVGFVVGVPSKQGSPVALADYREHVFGLCLLNDWSARDIQAWEYVPLGPFLGKSFATSVSAWITPLEALDEARTAPPERTHPLLPYLDDSDAEPAGYDLRISVAVNGHVVSEPPFSTMYWTAAQQLAHLTVNGASLRTGDLYGSGTVSGPNPDQLGSLLELTWNGRDPLELPDGKRAFLEDGDVVTLSAWAPGPDGVRVGLGEVSGRVVAG, encoded by the coding sequence ATGCCCCCCTTCGACCTTCCCGAGGGCGATCCCTTCGGCCCGCACAACCTCCCGTACGGCGTGTTCTCCCTCTCGGGCGCCACCGGGCGGACCGTCGGCGTCCGGCTCGGCGAGCACGTGCTGGACGCGGGCGCGGCAGCCCACGCGCTCGGCTCGCCCCACGCGGAGCTGCTGTCGGCGCCGACCCTGAACCCGCTGCTCGCGGCGGGCCGCGTCGTCTGGTCGCAGGTGCGGCGCGCGCTCACGGAGTGGGTCACCGACCCCGCTCACCGCCCCACGGTCGAACCGCTTCTGCATCCCCTGTCCGCGGTGTCCCAGCACCTCCCCTTCGAGGTCGCCGACTACGTCGACTTCTACTCCTCCGAACATCACGCGCGGAACGCCGGCGCGATCTTCCGCCCGGACGCCGGCGACACCCTCCTCGCCAACTGGAAGCACCTGCCGATCGGTTACCACGGCCGCGCCGGCACGGTCGTGGTCTCCGGAACGGACGTGGTGCGCCCCTCGGGCCAGCGCAAGGCGCCCTCCGACCCCGCCCCCGTCTTCGGCCCGTCCGCGCGACTCGACATCGAAGCCGAGGTCGGCTTCGTGGTCGGCGTGCCGTCGAAGCAGGGCAGCCCGGTCGCACTGGCCGACTACCGCGAGCACGTCTTCGGGCTGTGCCTGCTCAACGACTGGTCCGCCCGCGACATCCAGGCCTGGGAGTACGTGCCCCTCGGCCCGTTCCTCGGCAAGTCGTTCGCGACGTCGGTGTCGGCGTGGATCACCCCGCTGGAAGCTCTGGACGAGGCCCGGACGGCGCCCCCGGAGCGGACCCACCCCCTCCTTCCCTACCTGGACGACTCCGACGCCGAACCCGCCGGCTACGACCTGCGCATCTCCGTCGCGGTCAACGGTCACGTCGTCTCCGAGCCGCCCTTCTCCACCATGTACTGGACGGCCGCCCAGCAGCTGGCCCACCTCACGGTCAACGGGGCCTCCCTGCGCACCGGCGACCTGTACGGCTCGGGCACCGTGAGCGGACCGAACCCGGATCAGCTCGGCTCCCTCCTGGAGCTGACCTGGAACGGCCGTGACCCGCTGGAACTCCCCGACGGCAAAAGGGCGTTCCTGGAGGACGGCGACGTGGTGACCCTGTCGGCGTGGGCTCCCGGCCCCGACGGAGTGCGGGTGGGTCTGGGCGAGGTGAGCGGCCGGGTGGTCGCCGGGTGA